From Ailuropoda melanoleuca isolate Jingjing unplaced genomic scaffold, ASM200744v2 unplaced-scaffold39382, whole genome shotgun sequence:
TTTTTTTTATCGTTGCGAGCATTAGTTATCGTAACTGTCTCTGTACGATCCACCTCCTCCATAGCTCCCACTGCTTCGACCACTGCTGCTGTACGAGTCCCGGGAGCCACCATATCCGCCTCCGTATCCACCACCTCCATAGCCGCTGCTTCTTGATTCATACCCTCGGCTACCATAACTATCACCGCCACCTCGCCCTCTTCCTCCACGAGAGAATCCTCTACCAGATGACCCCCCACGGTACCCTCCACGGCTCCTGTCTGATTTGCCAGCCTGGTCCACTCTGATCTGGCGCCCATCCAGGGTCTTGCC
This genomic window contains:
- the LOC117798979 gene encoding cold-inducible RNA-binding protein A-like, whose protein sequence is MSSDEGKIFVGGLSFETTENDLEKEFCKYGKISEIVVIKDRETQRSRGFGFVTYGNCDDANDALKGMDGKTLDGRQIRVDQAGKSDRSRGGYRGGSSGRGFSRGGRGRGGGDSYGSRGYESRSSGYGGGGYGGGYGGSRDSYSSSGRSSGSYGGGGSYRDSYDN